TCTAACAGGTTTTAATTGCTTTTAAAACTAATTAGAATCCAGATACCCCTTTTATTAAACTACTTGTAGCCTGTGTAATCCATGGATAGAACCATATAAGTAAGGCTGCAATAAGAGGAGGCATTGCAGATACTAAAAGAATATATGGTTTTAACTTATTACCCTTCTCATCATTAATCTTAGTAGTTTCTTCGAGTCTATCTAAATACTCTCCTAAGAACTTTGATGCATAGTTATTATCTGTTTCGCAGGAAAATATTAAAGAATCGACAATCATATCAAATTCATATATTCCCACCTTATCCTTTAGATTGGTCAAAGCAGAATGAACATTAACATAATATTCATTTAATGCTGCTTCTATATATTCCCTATATACAGGCTTGATCTCCTTAACAAGAGTCAAAATATCATAGGCATTATTGCCTGTTTCAAGCATAGTGTGAATAAAAATTCCTAATGATATTAATTCTTTTTTTAATTGTGTTTCTTGCTTATTAGCAGCAGAATTAATTTCAAGATCAGGGTATATATAAAGAATAAGTGGAATAATAAAAGTGAAAATTATAAAACCTATAGGCAATTTAATTACTTGTGGATTCTCGACTTCCATATATATTTGCAGTTGAAACAGAAGTGCAGGTAACATATTAGCAATCAATACTCCTGCAATCGCTAAAAATGTGAAATATGCTTTTTTGGCATAATATATGGTTAAATTTTTATATTTACCATAGCCACCAATTTTAGAGAACTTAACTAAAGTTTTTTTATAACTATTTGAATCAGGCTTTGGAATTAATAATGCAATTATTTTGTTCTGTGCTAGTTTCATATATTTCTTATCTTCTTTAGTCAAAATTAATGTTTCTTCATTAAATAGATCATCAAGAGATGCTTTTTTCTTTGGCCAAAGGATAGTTAAAAGATATATACCTAAAAAAAGATAAATAAAAACTTGGAGTATATAGCCTGTATTCTCTACGATGAAAGTTAATAGAACATCACTCATGTCAAACACCTCTTTTCTTTACATTTTTGATGTTACTCTGTTTATAATAAAACTTATAATACAAAGCACTACTGATGCATTAATTACCATTTTACCTTGTGTGGTGTGGAAAAATAGATCCTTAGCCTCTGGCCTTAAAATTAATACCGTAACAAATGCAGCAGGAACTGTTAACATCAAAATCCTATTAAGAATCTTTCCACTAAATATCTCCATATCTTTTTCACTTTGAACAATTTCTCTATTTGAAATCTTAGTAATTGTTCTCATTAGTACATCTGTAATGTCAGAGCCATTTTCTTTATTAATAACAAGTGCATTTATAAATAAATAAATCCACTCATTGCTCATTCGCTTTGCGAAGTCATACAAAGCATCTTCTAAATCCATACCTGAATTGATAAGTCTTAAAAGTCTTTCAAATTCTGCTCTAATTGGATACTCCAGTTTAGGGCAAATTGCTTCTAAAATCTCTGCAATATTTTGAGTTTTTTGATATTCATTGAGAAATGATTGAATTGCTTTTAAAATTTGCTTATCCATTTTTTTCAGTTGAGATTCGACTTTATCATTGAGACCGATAATAGGAATTACAAAACCCACAATCATGAAAAGTAAAACTGCAACTGGATTAAGAATAAATATCCCGATGGCAGTACCTATCCCCGCATAAATAAATGATTTTTTTACAATATCGTATGCTGTAGTATCCTCAAATCCGCATATTGATATTTTTTCTTCTAAGTCAATTGCCAATTTATTAAGATGTTTGTTTCTTATTATCATTTCCTCAATAAAATCTTTCTTTTTTTGAGATGATTTTACTAAAACTAGTGTTTGAGAAACCTTCTTTTTCATTTGCATTTGTTTTAAATAGTTTGAAATTAAAAAAATAATACTACCTACAATTAAAATGTTGAAAATAACGGTTAGTGTCGATTTGGATGTCCAATCTATAGTTTGAAAAAAATTCATATATTTTCACCCCCTTGATTTTAAAAAAGGTAGGGAGAAGTTAATCTCCCTATAGATTCTTTAATTCTTCTTCCGATAAACCATAATAAAATAATTTTTCTTTAAGTTCTTTACTAATTTCATTTACTCTTTTGAAATATCCATCATTAGGATGTTTATAATCTACAATCCACGAATAAATATCTCTTACCTCATAGCGAAATTCTAGTTCATTTTCAGGCGTAGCCCAAATTTCAGATATTTTGGTAATTCTTCTTGTGCCATCAGAAAATCTTCTTAACTGAATAATAATATCTACTGCATTAGTAATCTTTTTGAGTAGCATTTCCGCATTTCTAGCCTTACCATCCTCGTTTATCATGTCCATAATATCTGCAATCGCAAGGTTAGGAGATGAACTGTGAATTGTTCCGATAGAACCTTGATGTCCTCTACGAAATGCTTTAATCATTTCTTCAGCCTCGTTTGAACGAGCCTCTCCTACTATAATTACATCAGGAGAGAAACGAAGCATAGATATAAATAAGTCTTTCATAGATATATTTATTGGATCTTCTTCATGTACCTCAACAGATACAATATTTCTTTCAGGATAAGTTTCATCTATTTTTAACTCAAAATGAGATTCGATAACACCAATTCTATAATCTGGATTTATATATTGAACTAAATATTTAAGTAGAGTTGTTTTTCCAGAAGCAGTCTCCCCTGACACAATCATATTTGCCCTTCCCTTTACTAACTTTTGAAGTAATACTGCCATTTCATCATTAAAAGCACCTGATTTCAAATAGTTCTCTGTAGTGATTTTAAATGATGCAAACTTACGAATGTTAATATAAGGTCTTTTAGCAGTAGGAGGAATCATAACTGTAAGACGAGAACCATCTTCCATACGACACTCTATCTTGGGATTTGTAGGAGAAATACTTTTTTTATCATACCTAAGCATTAATTGAATAACCCTCTCAACATCAAGGTCATTCTTAAACCGCTTATTTAGTCTTGTTTTAACTCCACCTTTATCAATCCAAATATGATCATAACCATTTACCCATATTTCAGAAATTTGGGGATCATCATATAATTCTTGAATTTCCCCTAATCCGTAATTCTCCTTATATATGCGGTCTGCTGCACTCATAATAAGTGCAGAGTCAATTAACTTTTCTTCTGTTAAAACTTTAATTATAAGAGACTTAACTTGTTTTTGTGCCATTCTATTACCTTTAGCACATCTAGCAAGTAAGTTATTATGTTGAATCTTTTCCTCTTTTGTTCCTTTAGGATTAGTTAATACATCAACTACCCTTTTTGTAACCTTTTCATATTCATCCATACCAATAAGAGTTACTACATTTAAGTTTTCGTGATTATTAATGATTGATAAATGAGCATCTATATTAAATACATTATTTTGTAAATTAAATGTTTCCTTATCTAAACTTAGAACTTGATCTGTATGAGTATCTACAGAATTTCCATCCGTTAGATTGTCTAAATTAAAAATTTTGGACATAAGGATTCACCCCCTTTTCTTATTTCTTGAAGAAGAACCCTTTTTTCTTTGCATCTAATTCTTCTTTCTTGAGTCCTAGATCAACTAGCAATTTATCTTTAATAACTACAAGTTCTTCTTCATGTTTTTTGGCTTTTTTACTTGAGAATATTTCAAATAAAAGATCCTGTGAGTTAATGCTGTTTGATATAACCACATGATCTACATCGCTTAATGGATATACTTCTGTGTTTAAGTTTTCAGTAATATTTTCTAGTGATAAAACTATGTTTTTGTCATACTTATTAACAACTACAAGCAAATCTCTTAGCAGTGCTCCTATAAGTTGGGACTTTTCGATAAATTTTCTAAAGTGTAATGCATTTTGATTTACCACCATTACAAGCCTGTCAGCCTTTTTAAGACTTAGAAATGTACCTGCATTATCTAAAGAAGTTCTTGTGTTCAAAATAACAACATCAAACATTTCCTTTGCCATATCAATAATTGGCTCCAAAAGTTCTATTTCAAATGTAGGCCCTTTATCTATTTTCTTCGTACCTTGAAGTAATTCAAAACCATTCACTTTTACTAGATTCATTTTAAAGATTTCTTCCGTAAGCGTATGTCCTTCAATATATGGGAACAGATTGTCCAGATTATGCTCGGCATCTGTTATATTAAGGTACATTGTTGTATCTGGATTATTTAAATCCATATCAATCAAACATACCGTTTTCTCTTTTGATATTTTTTCTGCTAATAAAATTGCAGTAGTAGTTACTCCCGTATGATTAGCAGGAGACCATAAAGTGATTATTTTCCCCATAGTTACACCCCCTTTTTTAGTTTAGAATTGGAACTGGCTTCACAAAGAAAAATTTATTGCTTGGTTTTCCTAAAGCCTTTTCTAAAGTCCTTACATCATTTTCATCAACTCTAATAATTGCGACACTTGGAATTTGTGCAGGTTGACTTCTATCAGTATTGATAATTTCTCCATCTCCATTTTTCAAAGTAAGAATTTCCACTGGTACACTGAATACCTTGTCAGTATGTTTTACTTCATCTTGACCAACTTTTTCTATCCATGAGTGCCATAAAATAGGACTATCACCTGCATATAGTGAAGAACCCACCGTAGATAAGTAGTCAACTGTAATGGCATACATTAACTTTTTAGGGTTATCTGCCTCGGTTCTTGTTTGGATCTTGCTTGTAATAACTTGTTCTCCCGGATATATTTTTTGGGTTGCCACGTAATGAGTTTTCTCTAATTCATCCAAATTTTTTTTAACAAAATTAGTGTCTTTACTATCCTTTGGATTAACTAAAACAAGTTCAGAATCTACTAATATTTCTTTAACGTTATCTAGCGTAATTGCATCTCCTTCATTAATCATCGTGGATGCGACAATCACTTGTTTCTTATTTAATTTCATCCCAAACTTCTTCTCTAAGATGTTGGTTTGAGTCATAAGAAAATAAAGACCTATTGATAATACAAGAACGATCATTGCAATAATATTTAGTGCTTTTTTCATATGAAATCACCTCTCTCAATATTTGTTTTTTTGCTGTATATTTTAAAATACATTATTAAAAATTATTTTTTATCTAACTTGGTATACTATTTTGCATAAATCTCTAGCCGGTTTCAAATTTTTTAAAAGTTAATATAACTTATAACTACTGCCGAATTGTCTACTCCTCCAACTTCATTTGCTCCCTCAATAAGCCATTCGCAAGCCTGTTTTGAAGATTCAGTATTTACTAGGATCTGTGTTATTTTCTCATTATCAAGCATTTCATAAATTCCATTAGTTGAAAGTAAAATGATATCTTCTTGCTGCAATACTCCTTTTGTAATAAAAGGATCCATATCTGGCATACCTAAAAATTTAGTAAGTACATTTCTATCTGGATGCATAGAATAATCCGTTTCTTTAATCTTTCTCTGCTCTAATAAAGTCATAGCCTCTGTATCATCTTTTGTCATTTGCACTAAGTTGCCACCCCTGAATAAATAAACCCTTGTATTTCCTACATGCATAATTACAATTTCTTTTCTATTATTAATAGCAATAGCAGTAAAAGTTGTTGTGAAATTTCCGAACTTCTCCTCGTCAATTCTGCGATAGTTATAGATCATTCTGTTAGCCAAATACAGTGCTATCTTTGAATGTTTTTCTATTTCGCTTATATTATCGCTCTGAAGGTTTTTCTCCATATATTTTTTAAATTCATCAATGGCTATGACGGACGCAACATCTGTGCCTTTTTTAGCACCTAATCCATCCGCAACACATATAAATAGCACATTGTTATTTAAAATAAATCCATCAAAAAAATCCTCCATAACTGATAGTTGCTTACCTATGTCAGAAAAGCCATAATAATTAAAGGCCATCTCAAGCACCTCCCTTATCTAAACTTTGTAGCATTTTACTGATAAGAAAATCTAAAGTCAAAAAATCTCATCCTTTTTTATAAATTTAAATTATGAATATATTACAAATAAAAAAACACCTTGCAGGTGTTTTTTGTTTTAATCAAGTTTTAATATTTCAAATAGCAAAATATAAATAATATGGATTCTTTGACTCAATGAGAAATGAGATTGTTTGTTGAAATATTTGAAATTCTAAAGGTAAACGAAGTATAGTATTTCAAATGTTAGTTTTGATTAATTAAATGGGAGATTTTGATAATAAAGTATAAAGTTAATTTAAACTTTAAAGTCATATGTAAAGTTTGTGGAGTTAAAATAGTGAATCTGGGGAACTTTTGTGGGGAATGTGGAAATAAATTATTAAAAGATATTTGTATTATATGTTAGAAGAATAATAGGGAAAGCCGTTGTTACAAGTGAGACAAATTGCATTAGATGTAACATAAAAGGAAGTGCTAATTAAAGCACTTCTAAAGATGCTACATATTTTTATATAAATTGTTTATTTTTTTAAGATATATGATATAATATAAACAGAAGCCAAGGCATTTTGGATACCTTGACTTCTGGAGTGTTTTTAAAAAGGTGAATTACATGTTCTGTTGCTCTGGAGATTTAGCGGTCTCGCCAGAGCATTTTTCTTTATTGCTGATTTTGATTTTAAATATGTTTTTACAAACATTAATTTCTATCTTATCAGCATAAATGCCACTCTTTGCAGTCATCAAATAGATGATTATTAAAATAAGTAGAGTACTTATGGACACCATTAAATAAAGAACCATTAATCCCACCTCCTTTCAACCTCTTGTAAAGGAGGATTTTCTTTTGTAGAAAGGAGGATAAACACTCAAACCCCCACAGAACCGCACTGTGGTTATTATTCAACTACCTTCTTTTTATAAATTAAAGAAGATTTCTATTACTATTATACTATAGCCTACAAAGCAAAATCAATTTTGTTTGTGTAAATTCATATAATAATTAAATTATAAACCTACTACTATTAAAAAAGCATGTGAAATTTCACATGCTTTTTTATCACCATTTTTATTTAGGATTGTTGATAACTTCAGTTTTTATCTTTGTTTCAGGAATTACATCAAAATATACTTTTTTTGTATGAGTATCACTTGGGTAATATCCCCCTACTGTCAAATAAACATCAACATATTCTTGGTTTCTTAATCTACCACCATCTCGGTTTGATGTTGCAGGTGTACCATAAGGAGGTATATATGCTTTCCACCACATAATTTCTGTTGATGGGGTTGCATAATCCTGTGGACCCTTCTCTTTTCCATAGTAATAATTCATATAATCATATGTTCTTCCACTATTTGCTGAATATATACCATTTACTTTTCTTTCAACAGCATCATCTATCCATTTAGGTGAATCCATATTCATAATTGAATAATCTGCTCTTTCTTCCGTTAAACCGTAAGTATCTATTAAGATATCGAATCTTGTTGCCCTTGGAACCTTATTATTCATCTGTGATGGCTCTATCCAAGGATCAGATATTCTTACAAGTCTATACTCGGAAGATGTTGACCATGTTTCATTACCTGCTCTATCTTTTTGATAAACATGTATCCACCAAGAACCCGGTTGAGTTATATGCACATTAAAGTTACTATATCCTTCTTGTCTTTCAGGTGTTGTTGCTGATACATTCCTCATTCCTGAATTATTATAGGGACTGTTGTTAAGCACATATCTTGTTTCTACAACTCCTGATAAATTATCTCCAACTGTTACTGTTACTGTTAAATCATCATCAATATAACTTCTATTATCGCTAGAGAATCTTGCATCATATGGATTTGTTTTATCAATAAGATATTCACGATATTTAACCTGTGTCATCTTATTTTGTGCTGTATCTTCTGCATCAACCTCTATCTCATATATACCATCTTGAGACATAATAGCAGTTTGAGTATCATCCGTTGAACGGTGATTATAATAAGTAGTTACTATAGGTCTATTATAATAACTCTTATCAATCACTCTAAAAAAACTACTGTTTCTCCAAAGCCCAGATAAATTATCTGTTATTCTAATTGGAACTGTTACTGTTTGATTTGTCCAATTATGGCTTGTTGGAGAGGCACTAGCGATTACAGGTTTAGTTTTGTCTAGGTAATAAAATCCTGAATTTGAAGAATATTTGTCAGTTGGTTTACTTGTACGACCTACTGGCGGACTTCCTCCAGTCCAACTACCATCATTAGGTGGCTGCGTACTTCCCCAAT
This Alkaliphilus sp. B6464 DNA region includes the following protein-coding sequences:
- a CDS encoding type II secretion system F family protein; this translates as MNFFQTIDWTSKSTLTVIFNILIVGSIIFLISNYLKQMQMKKKVSQTLVLVKSSQKKKDFIEEMIIRNKHLNKLAIDLEEKISICGFEDTTAYDIVKKSFIYAGIGTAIGIFILNPVAVLLFMIVGFVIPIIGLNDKVESQLKKMDKQILKAIQSFLNEYQKTQNIAEILEAICPKLEYPIRAEFERLLRLINSGMDLEDALYDFAKRMSNEWIYLFINALVINKENGSDITDVLMRTITKISNREIVQSEKDMEIFSGKILNRILMLTVPAAFVTVLILRPEAKDLFFHTTQGKMVINASVVLCIISFIINRVTSKM
- a CDS encoding CpaF family protein; translated protein: MSKIFNLDNLTDGNSVDTHTDQVLSLDKETFNLQNNVFNIDAHLSIINNHENLNVVTLIGMDEYEKVTKRVVDVLTNPKGTKEEKIQHNNLLARCAKGNRMAQKQVKSLIIKVLTEEKLIDSALIMSAADRIYKENYGLGEIQELYDDPQISEIWVNGYDHIWIDKGGVKTRLNKRFKNDLDVERVIQLMLRYDKKSISPTNPKIECRMEDGSRLTVMIPPTAKRPYINIRKFASFKITTENYLKSGAFNDEMAVLLQKLVKGRANMIVSGETASGKTTLLKYLVQYINPDYRIGVIESHFELKIDETYPERNIVSVEVHEEDPINISMKDLFISMLRFSPDVIIVGEARSNEAEEMIKAFRRGHQGSIGTIHSSSPNLAIADIMDMINEDGKARNAEMLLKKITNAVDIIIQLRRFSDGTRRITKISEIWATPENELEFRYEVRDIYSWIVDYKHPNDGYFKRVNEISKELKEKLFYYGLSEEELKNL
- a CDS encoding AAA family ATPase; this translates as MGKIITLWSPANHTGVTTTAILLAEKISKEKTVCLIDMDLNNPDTTMYLNITDAEHNLDNLFPYIEGHTLTEEIFKMNLVKVNGFELLQGTKKIDKGPTFEIELLEPIIDMAKEMFDVVILNTRTSLDNAGTFLSLKKADRLVMVVNQNALHFRKFIEKSQLIGALLRDLLVVVNKYDKNIVLSLENITENLNTEVYPLSDVDHVVISNSINSQDLLFEIFSSKKAKKHEEELVVIKDKLLVDLGLKKEELDAKKKGFFFKK
- a CDS encoding PP2C family protein-serine/threonine phosphatase: MAFNYYGFSDIGKQLSVMEDFFDGFILNNNVLFICVADGLGAKKGTDVASVIAIDEFKKYMEKNLQSDNISEIEKHSKIALYLANRMIYNYRRIDEEKFGNFTTTFTAIAINNRKEIVIMHVGNTRVYLFRGGNLVQMTKDDTEAMTLLEQRKIKETDYSMHPDRNVLTKFLGMPDMDPFITKGVLQQEDIILLSTNGIYEMLDNEKITQILVNTESSKQACEWLIEGANEVGGVDNSAVVISYINF